The Pantoea trifolii nucleotide sequence CGCCTGACCTTCCAGTTTTTCCGGCGTGGATTGTTTAGCATCCGTCGCCGCCTGACGCATTTTGCCCAGCGCGGTATGCATTTCCTGCGCGTCGGAGGTTTTCTTCACCACGCTCAGACCATCTTTAAGCGCATCCATATCTTTTTCTAAATCGGCCGCAAACACGCTAGCCGAGGAGAACAACAGCGATAACGACAACACTGCAATCACATGCTTATTACGCATTGGTATTTCCTTTTATTATTGTCGGGCCAAAAAAAAAGCAGCCTTGCGGGCTGCTTTCAGAAAGCGATGACTCTTATTGTCCGGCGATTTTCATCTCCGGCAGCAGCACCGAACCGCATTGTATATTGCTGCGGGTTTCAATGTCGTTACCGACGGTTACCATATTGAGCCACATATCCTTGAGGTTGCCAGCGATTGTGATCTCGCTCACAGGATATTGAATTTCACCGTTTTCCACCCAGAAACCGGATGCTCCGCGTGAATAGTCGCCGGTCATACCGTTGATGCTGGAGCCCATCATCTCGGTTACCACTAAACCGGTGCCCATCTGCTTCAGCATGTCGTCAAAGCTGTGGCCCTGACCGGCAATACGCCAGTTGTGGATGCCGCCCGCGTGGCCGGTGCTCTGCAAACCAAGTTTGCGCGCCGAGTAGCTGGTCAACAGCCAGTTCTGCAGCACGCCATCTTTAATGATGTCACGCGATTGAGTGCGCACGCCTTCGCTGTCGAACGGCGTAGATGCCAATCCTTTCAGCAGGTGCGGATGCTCTTCAATGGTCAGCCATTCCGGAAGAATTTGCTTACCGAGCGAATCGAGCAGGAAGGTCGATTTGCGGTACACGCTGCTGCCGCTGATCATGCCAACCAGATGGCCAAACAAACCGGTTGCCACTTCCGGCGCGAAGATCACCGGCGCTTTCATGGTCGAGAGCTTGCGCGGTGCCAGACGCGACAGCGTGCGGCGGGCGCACTCGGCTCCAACCCATTCCGGGCTTTTCAGATCGTCAAATGAGCGGCCAATGGTGTACGCGTAATCGCGTTCCATGTTGCCATCTTGCTCGGCAATCACACAGCTGGAGAGCGAATGGCGGCTTGAGCAGTAGCTCTGCAACATGCCGTGGCTGTTGCCGAACACTTTGATGCCAACGTGGCTGTTGAAGCTGCCGCCTTCGGTATTGGTGATGCGCTTGTCAGCTTGTAATGAAGCCTGTTCCGCCTGAGCGGCCAGTTCGATAGCGCGATCGGCATCGATCTCCCACGGATGGTAGAGATCGAGATCCGGCGCTTCAAACGCCAGCAGCTCGGGATCGGCCGGTGCGCCGAACGGATCCACCGAGGTGTAGCGCGCGATGTCGATCGCCGCCTGCACGGTGCGTTTGATCGCATCCGGGCTGAGATCGGTGGAGGAGGCGCTGCCTTTACGGTTTTGATGGTAGACGGTAATGCCGAGCGCACCATCGCTGTTGAATTCGACGTTTTCCACTTCGCCATAGCGGGTACTGACGCCGATGCCGGTGGTTTTCGTGACCGCCACTTCAGCACCATCGGTGCTGGCTTTTGCCAGTTCCAACGCCTGCGCGACAGCCTGTTCCAACACTTTACGTTGTTCTGCAACCTGAGTAGATACGTTCATCGACCTGCCGTCTAATCTTAAGTATGAATTGTTTGAGTCTATCAGACTCAGAGAACAATTTCGCAGTCGCCCGATAAACTGGTAGGATTAGCCTCTTTTTTTTGGGAGCCAAGAGATGACAAAGCAGCCCGATGACTGGCTCGACGATGTGCCGGATAATAATGACGAAGAAGACGAAGAGATTATCTGGGTCAGCAAAAGCGAAATTAAACGCGATGCCGAAGAGCTGAAACGCCTTGGCGCCGAGTTAGTTGATCTGGGGAAAAATTCCCTCGACAAGATTCCACTCGACGAACAACTGCGCGACGCGATTGAACTGGCGCAGCGCATCAAGAAAGAAGGCCGCCGCCGTCAGCTGCAGCTGATTGGTAAAATGCTGCGTGCCCGCGATGAAGATCCGATTCGCCAGGCGCTGGATAAGCTGAAGAACCGCCACAACCAGCAGGTTGCGCTGTTCCATAAGCTGGAGATGTTGCGCGATCGTTTGATCGAGCAAGGTGATGACGCGGTCGCAGAGGTGTTTAACCTCTATCCGCACGCCGATCGTCAGCAACTGCGCAGCATGATCCGTAACGCGCAGAAAGAGAAAGCCACTAACAAGCCACCAAAGTCCGCCCGCCTGATTTTCCAGTATCTGCGCGAGCTGGCAGAAGCTTAAGACCGCTGCGGTTTTCCCCTCATCCCAACCTTCTCCCGCAAGCGGGAGAAGGGGCCGACTGAGCACCGCCTAAACATTCCCTCGCCCGCATGCGGGAGAGGGCTAGGGTGAGGGGAAAACCGCTAAATCACCGCCCTAACCGATCCAGCAATTTCTGGTGAATACCACCAAACCCGCCGTTACTCATCACCAGAATCGAATCGCCTGGCTGGGCTTTCTTCGCCACCATTTCCACCAGCGTATCGATATCCGCGCTCCACTGCGCCGGCTGGATGCACGCCTCGGCGACATCGGAAACCTGCCACGGAATATGGTGCGGCTGGAACAGGAACACTTCATCGGCGCGACCCAGCGATGGTGCTAACTCGTTCTTGCTCACGCCCATCTTCATGGTATTTGAACGCGGTTCCAGCACCGCCAGAATGCGTGCCGTGCCGCCCACTTTGCTGCGCAGCGCCGCCAGCGTGGCGAGAATCGCCGTCGGATGGTGAGCAAAATCGTCGTACACCTTGATGGCGTTCACTTCACCACGCAGTTCGAGACGACGACGGGCATTAATGAAGCTGCTCAGCGCTTCACCCGCATCCACCGGTTTCACTCCAACATGACGCGCCGCTGCAATCGCCATCAGGCCATTGTGCATGTTGTGCTC carries:
- the cybC gene encoding cytochrome b562, whose translation is MRNKHVIAVLSLSLLFSSASVFAADLEKDMDALKDGLSVVKKTSDAQEMHTALGKMRQAATDAKQSTPEKLEGQAADSAQIKDYHAGLDSLIAQIDVVDQLAQANKLDEAKAEAKKLEDIRNVNHKKFR
- the pmbA gene encoding metalloprotease PmbA; the protein is MNVSTQVAEQRKVLEQAVAQALELAKASTDGAEVAVTKTTGIGVSTRYGEVENVEFNSDGALGITVYHQNRKGSASSTDLSPDAIKRTVQAAIDIARYTSVDPFGAPADPELLAFEAPDLDLYHPWEIDADRAIELAAQAEQASLQADKRITNTEGGSFNSHVGIKVFGNSHGMLQSYCSSRHSLSSCVIAEQDGNMERDYAYTIGRSFDDLKSPEWVGAECARRTLSRLAPRKLSTMKAPVIFAPEVATGLFGHLVGMISGSSVYRKSTFLLDSLGKQILPEWLTIEEHPHLLKGLASTPFDSEGVRTQSRDIIKDGVLQNWLLTSYSARKLGLQSTGHAGGIHNWRIAGQGHSFDDMLKQMGTGLVVTEMMGSSINGMTGDYSRGASGFWVENGEIQYPVSEITIAGNLKDMWLNMVTVGNDIETRSNIQCGSVLLPEMKIAGQ
- the yjgA gene encoding ribosome biogenesis factor YjgA is translated as MTKQPDDWLDDVPDNNDEEDEEIIWVSKSEIKRDAEELKRLGAELVDLGKNSLDKIPLDEQLRDAIELAQRIKKEGRRRQLQLIGKMLRARDEDPIRQALDKLKNRHNQQVALFHKLEMLRDRLIEQGDDAVAEVFNLYPHADRQQLRSMIRNAQKEKATNKPPKSARLIFQYLRELAEA